A window from Mogibacterium neglectum encodes these proteins:
- a CDS encoding serine aminopeptidase domain-containing protein, protein MRYQELAIALNDSGFYVCGNDLIGHGMSKQGHQGCFGLKKNSYEGLLGDIDSLFDEVVSEVGDDIPRILIGAGFGAMLCELYTIKYGNISMIISMENLEIPAALSLIKLNANNHIKKKGFNSVSESVHNTMYQTGKPSGAPPYNEFFWLSSDEEEVRKYVDDEGCGFMLAASAYREMIYVIEQLKGKDGIVRLPDIPIYILAGAEDQRGNCGNSVMRIANMLSAKGHNEVSYKLYKDCYHDILHDACKKQVIKDILGWIEHKLNK, encoded by the coding sequence TTGCGTTATCAGGAACTAGCTATAGCGCTTAACGATTCTGGATTTTACGTATGTGGAAATGACCTAATAGGACATGGTATGAGCAAGCAGGGCCATCAAGGATGCTTTGGATTGAAGAAAAATTCATATGAGGGATTACTCGGTGACATAGATTCACTTTTCGACGAAGTCGTTTCTGAAGTTGGTGATGACATTCCGCGTATTTTAATTGGTGCTGGATTTGGAGCCATGCTTTGTGAACTATATACGATTAAGTATGGAAACATATCAATGATTATTTCTATGGAAAATCTTGAGATCCCAGCAGCTCTAAGTTTAATCAAGTTGAATGCTAATAATCATATAAAGAAAAAGGGATTTAACTCTGTATCTGAGAGTGTTCATAATACTATGTATCAGACGGGAAAACCATCAGGTGCACCACCTTATAACGAATTCTTCTGGTTAAGCAGTGATGAAGAAGAGGTAAGAAAATACGTAGACGATGAAGGCTGTGGTTTTATGCTCGCAGCATCTGCCTACAGAGAGATGATATATGTAATTGAACAACTGAAGGGAAAGGATGGCATAGTTAGGTTGCCAGATATTCCTATCTATATACTTGCAGGTGCGGAAGACCAGAGAGGAAACTGCGGAAATTCGGTAATGAGAATAGCTAATATGCTTAGCGCAAAAGGCCATAATGAGGTTTCGTACAAGTTATATAAGGATTGTTATCATGATATACTCCATGATGCATGTAAGAAACAGGTTATAAAAGATATATTGGGTTGGATAGAGCACAAGTTAAATAAATAG